In the Cydia splendana chromosome 2, ilCydSple1.2, whole genome shotgun sequence genome, one interval contains:
- the LOC134801302 gene encoding protein PFC0760c-like, protein MKKYITILTMNVTEAIIKADSNITSNGNETVEDKSKEIVRESAELALKHDQLKPIILNATLCNNNENETTGECINNTILAAHNTSESTNELNDTKDKDAVMQYVSGKNDDVPVKTSGHIRNSLRRKKRSLNLILDNIRSNSAPEILHYETRHGPREREPLLPIHKLTQNKIQSANLADFNIETLHGPAVNLEVNKKGSWRDNNQLSQKHPPPRDESDDSREKGDNLEERKPYNGEGDDSSAERKPYISERDDNSGQRKPYFSERDDNSRERKPYISERDDNSGQRKPYISERDDNSGQRKPYISERDDNLGERKPYISDRDDNSGERKPYISEKDDNSGERKPYISERDDNSGEKKSDVNDASDESIETNNDEGRGRTHDSHTSLPENGNESLESEDLKLPSKDVDSKENQESNESSEDSNRNSKHVAAHARNIDSDEVNDNSDERDSPSQEKNSKISSNYDESNEENEKPKDEIKQLNFDASDKTVPKGIQDVDLGDFSYERIQVGKDGKVELAKDIYGKDDNDSEEEKPVNDKIIIKETDTPQSEYIEKVNNDEIKPVVELNTESNSNEYSDENVDTDIKHPQKADLNSEHSSEDLTDAKENDSVEESEKQIAQTNEQQNGNVKQQFERIPLNYKHDKKTENTENNKEENETPTDDSQNDKDGTLDTLLPKDESYDDKINFKFDDVSIKLPDIKLPDDILSYNYKSSPYKKKNKKKPKNKNRFYHYSDEHSDEFPKAISIPQFDDDRGYYKYDDPYEKKQDYKKKSAPDDDDDDEGVDLYEKFVRERFGKRGSFEKRSEALRNEVFRPSDPKLSETIQHILKKSAANLKEAEKSGDPKAGYMWTLEYGQNL, encoded by the exons atgaaaaaatatataactatattaacgatg aATGTAACAGAAGCCATAATTAAGGcggatagcaatatcacttcaAATGGAAATGAGACTGTGGAAGATAAATCTAAAGAGATTGTTAGAGAATCAGCCGAATTAGCCCTAAAGCATGACCAACTCAAACCAATAATTCTTAATGCAACCTTATGCAACAACAATGAGAACGAGACGACTGGTGAATGCATAAATAATACAATCCTAGCAGCACATAACACTTCTGAATCTACAAATGAGTTAAATGATACTAAAGATAAAGATGCGGTAATGCAATACGTAAGTGGTAAAAATGACGACGTACCCGTAAAAACTAGTGGACATATCAGGAACAGTCTTAGAAGAAAGAAGCGCTCTTTGAATCTTATATTAGATAATATAAGAAGTAATAGTGCCCCGGAAATACTTCACTACGAAACCAGACATGGCCCCAGAGAGAGAGAACCGTTATTACCCATAcataaactgacgcaaaataaaatacaaagtgCCAATTTAGCGGATTTTAATATTGAAACGTTACACGGACCTGCAGTAAATCTAGAAGTAAATAAGAAAGGAAGCTGGAGAGATAATAACCAACTATCTCAAAAACATCCACCGCCAAGAGATGAGAGTGATGATAGCAGAGAAAAGGGTGACAATTTAGAAGAAAGGAAACCTTACAATGGTGAAGGAGATGACAGCTCAGCAGAAAGGAAACCTTACATTAGTGAAAGAGATGATAATTCAGGACAAAGGAAACCTTACTTTAGTGAAAGAGATGACAATTCAAGAGAAAGGAAACCTTACATTAGTGAAAGAGATGACAATTCAGGACAAAGGAAACCTTACATTAGTGAAAGAGATGACAATTCAGGACAAAGGAAACCTTACATTAGTGAAAGAGATGACAATTTAGGAGAAAGGAAACCTTACATTAGTGATAGAGATGACAATTCAGGAGAAAGGAAACCTTACATCAGTGAAAAAGATGACAATTCAGGAGAAAGGAAACCTTACATTAGTGAAAGAGATGACAATTCAGGAGAAAAGAAATCTGACGTCAATGATGCCAGTGACGAGTCTATTGAAACAAACAATGATGAAGGAAGAGGAAGAACACATGATTCACATACAAGTTTACCTGAAAATGGGAATGAAAGCTTAGAGAGTGAAGATTTGAAATTGCCTTCAAAAGATGTCGACagtaaagaaaatcaagaaagTAACGAAAGTAGCGAAGACAGCAACCGCAACTCAAAGCATGTTGCGGCGCATGCTAGAAATATTGACAGTGATGAAGTTAATGACAATTCGGACGAACGTGATTCTCCTTCTCAAGAAAAGAACTCTAAAATTAGTAGTAACTACGACGAATCGAATGAAGAAAATGAAAAACCTAAAGATGAAATTAAGCAACTGAATTTTGATGCATCGGACAAGACTGTCCCAAAAGGCATTCAAGACGTTGATTTAGGTGATTTTAGTTACGAGAGAATACAGGTCGGTAAAGACGGCAAAGTTGAATTAGCAAAAGATATATATGGTAAAGACGACAATGACTCAGAAGAAGAAAAACCGGTGaatgataaaataataataaaagaaacAGATACTCCTCAATCTGAGTATATAGAGAAAGTAAACAATGACGAGATCAAACCCGTTGTAGAACTAAATACTGAAAGTAACAGTAACGAATATAGTGATGAAAACGTAGATACTGATATAAAACATCCACAAAAAGCAGATTTAAACTCAGAACATTCGAGCGAGGATCTAACTGATGCAAAGGAAAATGACAGTGTAGAAGAAAGTGAGAAACAAATCGCACAAACCAATGAACAACAAAATGGCAACGTAAAGCAACAATTCGAGCGCATACCTTTGAATTACAAACATGACAAGAAAACTGAAAATACCGAAAATAATAAGGAAGAAAATGAGACACCCACAGATGATTCTCAAAATGATAAAGACGGAACACTAGATACTTTATTACCCAAAGACGAAAGTTATGATGACaaaataaatttcaaatttgATGATGTGAGTATAAAATTACCGGATATAAAACTTCCTGATGACATTTTGTCATACAATTATAAGAGCTCGCcttacaagaaaaaaaataagaaaaaacccaaaaacaaAAACAGATTTTATCACTACAGTGATGAACATAGTGATGAATTTCCCAAAGCAATTTCTATTCCTCAATTTGACGATGATAGAGGGTATTACAAATATGATGATCCTTATGAGAAAAAGCAAGACTACAAAAAGAAATCTGCGCCAGATGACGATGATGACGACGAAGGCGTGGATTTGTACGAAAAATTTGTGCGTGAAAGATTTGGGAAACGTGGTTCATTTGAAAAAAGATCAGAAGCACTTAGAAACGAAGTGTTCAGGCCATCAGACCCAAAGTTAAGTGAGACAATTCAACACATTCTCAAAAAGTCGGCAGCTAATCTAAAAGAAGCCGAAAAGAGTGGAGACCCAAAGGCTGGTTACATGTGGACCTTAGAGTACGGTCAAAATTTATAG